A single window of Oncorhynchus clarkii lewisi isolate Uvic-CL-2024 chromosome 10, UVic_Ocla_1.0, whole genome shotgun sequence DNA harbors:
- the LOC139419315 gene encoding rho GTPase-activating protein gacJ-like, with amino-acid sequence MDKMQLTFPCLTVLLVLVLASTTTAQTQPVNTTLNQPTSASDQANNTATPGHTTAVDNNNLTLSAINPNLTDLIFDNVPITNFTGRPNHTVTTPLKTSSGPTSWPSPMDVSTSKPPAEASSTTASTSAASTTENRSLAGTAQPKPSARKSPHIGLIIFIVIIITACVLGAACFFTKKTSRRYSVDLRDRHEDLPLSTADPDAVFDNSSTQKGMDTFTAVDLNSTEVLVKGSEGERADSEKISDSPPPASPVDKPDGAPGDVAPEAPAGETDDENTVSNKTSLESVEANESNNNNTSITARIASTTPRGRAITSSFSEVPLDNPA; translated from the exons ATGGACAAAATGCAGTTGACTTTTCCCTGTCTGACTGTCCTTTTGG TTCTCGTCCTGGCTTCTACCACCACAGCCCAGACACAGCCAGTCAATACCACTCTAAACCAGCCCACCTCAGCCTCCGAccaagccaacaacacagccactcCAGGACATACCACGGCTGTAGACAACAATAATTTAACATTATCCGCCATAAACCCAAACCTTACTGATCTCATTTTTGATAACGTCCCTATAACCAATTTCACCGGGAGGCCTAACCACACGGTAACCACACCACTGAAGACCAGTTCAG GACCGACATCCTGGCCCTCACCAATGGACGTCTCTACATCAAAGCCCCCAGCAGAGGCCAGCAGCACAACTGCTAGCACTTCTGCTGCTAGCACCACCGAGAATAGAA GTTTGGCGGGAACTGCTCAACCAAAACCCTCTGCGAGAAAATCGCCCCACATTG GATTGATCATCTTTATTGTGATCATCATCACTGCCTGTGTGCTTGGAGCAGCATGCTTCTTCACTAAGAAGACATCAAGG AGGTACTCCGTAGATCTCCGAGACAGGCATGAGGATCTGCCTCTGAGTACTGCGGATCCCGACGCCGTGTTTGACAACTCCTCAACACAGAAGG GGATGGACACCTTTACCGCCGTGGATCTCAACAGCACCGAGGTCCTGGTTAAGggaagtgagggagaaagag CAGATAGTGAGAAAATCTCTGACTCCCCACCGCCTGCCAGCCCTGTGGACAAACCTGATGGGGCCCCTGGAGATGTGGCCCCTGAGGCCCCAGCGGGGGAGACTGATGACGAGAACACTGTCTCCAATAAGACCTCATTGGAGTCAGTGGAGGCCAAcgagagcaacaacaacaacaccagcaTCACCGCCAGGATCGCTTCAACAACTCCAAGAG GACGGGCCATAACCAGCAGCTTCTCTGAGGTTCCTCTGGACAACCCGGCCTAA